A stretch of Phragmites australis chromosome 12, lpPhrAust1.1, whole genome shotgun sequence DNA encodes these proteins:
- the LOC133886830 gene encoding scarecrow-like protein 34 — MAATPEDFLDHMAPLAVPEPFSPSVFLDLPPTPRPDGEDPASSDDLVLPFISRMLMEEDIDDKFFYQYPDHSALLTAQQPYTQILSDAATASSSYDSATTNTGGSGNSTLSPSFDTPASASATATTTATWPYDPIELSQLLRSPPYSDMGVGLDDFIADDVSAFLLPEQDGVSAGSQQTPLPFKSAGADQANAFLNGGGGRGQRQRASFAVQNDGGAAIKNSGFLYGAEEEEEESKTKTKTTTLPAADGDHAALASAFFSGQNAGNMDMLNMAFLKGMEEAKKFLPTTNSLFIDLEDTSVESLSRDKKPPSGFAAGQVKKEEEVVDDGILMFGGSSNGRGRKNRRHEEDLEAETGRNSKLMMPEQEENGAREMYQEIMSCDYEEFIKRMQDLRMAMDSESEKSSRRGGGKAARRRHEVVDLRTMLVHCAQAVATGDGRSANELLKQIKQHSSLRGDATQRLAHCFAEGLEARLAGTGSQVYQSLMAKRTSVVDFLKAHKLFMAASCFNKVKFTFSNMTILNAMAGRSKLHVVDYGVQHGFQWPGLLHFLAKREGGPPSVRFTGIDQPQPGFRPAYQIEKTGDRLSNCARQFGVPFKFRGIAAKWETVCAEDLDIDPDEVLVVNCECFFDKLMDESVLVDSPSPRDMVLNNIREMRPNVFIHCVVNGTYGAPFFLTRFREALFFYSAHFDMLDATIPRDNDERLLIERDILGRSALNVIACEGADRVERPETYKQWQVRNHRAGLRQLPLSPDVVMLVRDKVKTHYHKDFLVDEDHRWLLQGWKGRVLYAMSTWVAEDNNPSF; from the coding sequence ATGGCCGCCACGCCGGAGGACTTCCTGGACCATATGGCCCCTCTCGCCGTCCCCGAGCCCTTCTCCCCCTCCGTCTTCCTCGACCTCCCACCGACGCCGCGCCCCGACGGCGAGGATCCGGCCTCCTCCGACGACCTCGTCCTCCCCTTCATCTCGCGCATGCTCATGGAGGAGGACATCGACGACAAGTTCTTCTACCAGTACCCCGACCACTCCGCGCTTCTGACCGCCCAGCAGCCATACACCCAGATCCTATCcgacgccgccaccgcctcgtcCTCCTACGACTCAGCCACCACCAACACCGGCGGGAGCGGCAACTCCACCCTTTCGCCGTCCTTCGACACCCCTGCAtccgcctccgccaccgccaccaccaccgccacctgGCCCTACGATCCAATCGAGCTCTCCCAGCTGCTCCGCTCCCCGCCGTACTCCGACATGGGAGTGGGACTTGACGATTTCATCGCCGACGATGTCAGTGCCTTCTTGTTGCCGGAACAAGACGGCGTCAGCGCGGGATCCCAGCAGACTCCGCTGCCCTTCAAGAGCGCCGGCGCGGACCAGGCCAACGCGTTCTTGAATGGCGGCGGTGGGCGAGGCCAACGGCAACGCGCTTCCTTCGCCGTCCAGAACGACGGCGGCGCGGCCATCAAGAATTCGGGCTTCTTGTAtggcgcggaggaggaggaggaggagtcaaAGACAAAGACAAAGACCACAACCTTGCCCGCTGCCGACGGGGACCACGCCGCACTGGCATCGGCTTTCTTCAGTGGCCAAAACGCGGGAAACATGGACATGCTCAACATGGCattcctcaagggcatggaGGAGGCCAAGAAGTTCTTGCCCACCACCAACAGCCTCTTCATCGACCTTGAGGACACCTCCGTGGAGTCCTTGTCCAGAGACAAGAAACCGCCGAGTGGCTTCGCTGCCGGCcaagtgaagaaggaggaggaggtggtggatgaTGGAATTCTAATGTTTGGAGGAAGCAGTAATGGCAGGGGCCGCAAGAACCGGCGCCACGAAGAGGACTTGGAGGCGGAGACAGGCAGAAACAGCAAGCTGATGATGCCGGAACAGGAGGAAAATGGTGCCCGGGAGATGTACCAGGAAATAATGTCCTGCGATTACGAGGAGTTCATCAAGCGCATGCAGGACCTGCGCATGGCCATGGATAGTGAGTCCGAGAAGAGCAGCAGGAGGGGTGGCGGGAAGGCAGCACGGCGAAGGCATGAGGTTGTTGACCTGCGCACCATGCTCGTCCATTGCGCACAGGCAGTGGCCACGGGTGACGGCCGAAGTGCGAACGAGCTGCTAAAGCAGATCAAGCAGCACTCCTCGCTGAGAGGAGACGCTACGCAGAGGCTGGCACATTGTTTCGCCGAGGGACTGGAGGCGCGACTTGCAGGCACAGGGAGCCAGGTGTACCAGTCGCTCATGGCAAAACGCACCTCGGTTGTGGACTTCCTCAAGGCGCACAAGCTGTTCATGGCAGCCAGCTGCTTCAACAAGGTGAAATTCACCTTCTCCAACATGACAATCCTCAATGCTATGGCAGGGAGGAGCAAGTTGCACGTCGTGGACTATGGTGTGCAGCATGGATTCCAGTGGCCAGGTTTGCTCCATTTCTTGGCAAAGAGGGAAGGCGGACCGCCATCGGTGAGGTTCACCGGCATTGACCAACCGCAGCCCGGGTTCCGGCCAGCCTACCAGATCGAGAAAACAGGTGACCGCCTCAGCAACTGTGCTCGCCAGTTTGGTGTTCCATTCAAGTTCCGCGGCATCGCAGCAAAGTGGGAGACGGTCTGTGCTGAGGACCTCGACATCGATCCGGATGAGGTGCTTGTTGTCAACTGCGAGTGCTTCTTCGACAAACTGATGGACGAGAGCGTTCTGGTGGACAGCCCAAGCCCCAGAGACATGGTCCTCAACAACATCCGGGAGATGCGCCCCAACGTATTCATCCATTGTGTGGTGAATGGCACATATGGCGCGCCCTTCTTTTTGACACGGTTCCGGGAGGCGCTCTTCTTTTACTCGGCTCATTTTGACATGCTTGATGCGACCATCCCCCGGGACAACGACGAACGGCTGCTCATCGAGCGGGATATCTTAGGCCGCTCTGCCCTGAATGTTATCGCCTGTGAGGGTGCAGACCGGGTGGAACGCCCTGAGACTTACAAGCAATGGCAGGTGCGGAACCACCGGGCCGGACTCCGGCAGCTGCCATTGAGTCCAGACGTCGTCATGCTTGTGAGGGACAAGGTCAAGACGCACTACCACAAGGACTTCCTCGTCGATGAGGATCACCGTTGGTTGCTGCAGGGATGGAAGGGGCGGGTGCTCTATGCCATGTCCACATGGGTTGCTGAGGACAATAACCCCAGCTTTTAG
- the LOC133887270 gene encoding scarecrow-like protein 34 translates to MAATPEEFLGQEDFLVVADPEPFSPSVFLDLPPTPRPDGGPSGEDLASSDDLVLPFISRMLMEEDIDDKFFYQYPDHPALLTAQEPFAKILSDAATTTSSGSDSATSNTDGSGNPTLSPSSAADATWQYDPIELSQLLQSPPYPDMGLDDLTTDDVNAFFMPTQDGASAGVQKRPAQLGNAGDANAFVAGYFDGSTGVQSSGFCGAEEDDTKTTMTTLPAGDGDHCALASAFFSGENGDMLNLSFLKGMEEAKKFLPTNNSLLIDLELEDTSGEHLLRDSKLSRGFATGQVKKDGMPMLQGSGNGRGGKNQHSGDDDLETETGRNSKLMVPEPEETGKMVDETILNVYDLCHSQMQGLRITMSSEAEKNMRKSGQGRRSTNEVVDLHTLLIYCARTVAMDDRRSAIELLRQIKQHSSPSGDGTQRVAHCFAEGLEARLAGTGSHVYKSLMAKRTSDMEFLKAYHLYLAASCFKTMAFKFSNTIIRKAVAGRKKVHIVDYGINYGFQWPNLLRSLATWEGGPPEVRITGIDLPQPGFRPAARIEETGRRLSDCARQFGVPFKFHSIAAKWETVHVDDLNIDPDEVLIVNSVVQFGNLMDEGVDIYSPSPRDVVLSNIRKMRPDVFILFVMNGSHNAPLFVTRFREALFHYSAMFDMLDATAPRDNGPRLLVERDLFGRCALNVIACEGLDRVERPETYKQWQVRNHRAGLKKLPLDPDIVTAVREHVKSCYHKDFVIDVDLQWLLEGWKGRIFYAMSTWVADDAISSF, encoded by the coding sequence ATGGCCGCCACGCCGGAGGAGTTCCTGGGTCAGGAAGACTTCCTAGTTGTCGCTGACCCCGAGCCCTTCTCCCCCTCCGTCTTCCTCGACCTCCCACCGACGCCGCGCCCCGACGGCGGCCCCAGTGGCGAGGATCTTGCCTCGTCGGACGACCTCGTCCTCCCCTTCATCTCGCGCATGCTCATGGAAGAGGACATCGACGACAAGTTCTTCTACCAGTACCCCGACCACCCCGCGCTCCTCACCGCCCAGGAGCCCTTCGCCAAGATCCTCTCcgacgccgccaccaccacctcctccggcTCAGATTCCGCCACCAGCAACACGGACGGAAGCGGCAACCCCACCCTATCGCCGTCCTCCGCTGCCGACGCCACCTGGCAGTACGATCCAATCGAGCTCTCCCAGCTGCTCCAGTCCCCGCCGTACCCCGACATGGGACTGGACGACCTTACCACCGACGATGTCAACGCCTTCTTCATGCCCACACAAGATGGCGCCAGCGCCGGAGTCCAGAAGAGGCCGGCGCAATTAGGGAACGCCGGTGACGCCAACGCGTTCGTTGCTGGTTACTTCGACGGTAGCACCGGCGTCCAGAGTTCGGGGTTCTGTGGCGCGGAGGAGGATGATACAAAGACAACGATGACCACCTTGCCTGCTGGCGACGGGGACCACTGCGCGCTGGCCTCGGCCTTCTTCAGTGGCGAGAATGGAGACATGCTCAACCTGTCattcctcaagggcatggaGGAGGCCAAGAAGTTCTTGCCCACTAACAACAGCCTCCTCATCGACCTTGAGCTTGAGGACACCTCCGGGGAGCACCTGCTCAGAGACAGCAAGCTGTCGCGTGGCTTTGCTACCGGCCAAGTGAAGAAGGATGGTATGCCAATGTTACAAGGAAGTGGTAATGGCAGGGGCGGCAAGAACCAGCATAGTGGGGATGATGACTTGGAGACCGAGACGGGCAGGAACAgcaagctgatggtgcctgAGCCGGAAGAAACTGGCAAGATGGTCGATGAAACAATTCTCAATGTATACGACCTGTGCCACAGTCAAATGCAGGGCCTGCGCATCACTATGAGCAGCGAGGCTGAGAAAAACATGAGGAAGTCAGGACAGGGAAGGCGGAGCACCAATGAGGTGGTGGATTTGCACACCTTGCTCATCTACTGTGCACGGACTGTGGCCATGGACGACCGACGGAGTGCGATCGAACTGCTTAGGCAGATCAAGCAGCACTCCTCGCCAAGCGGAGACGGCACACAAAGGGTAGCTCATTGTTTTGCTGAGGGACTGGAGGCAAGGCTGGCAGGCACGGGGAGCCATGTGTACAAGTCACTCATGGCAAAGCGCACCTCGGACATGGAGTTCCTCAAAGCCTACCATCTGTACCTGGCAGCTAGCTGCTTCAAGACGATGGCGTTCAAGTTCTCCAACACGATCATCCGCAAGGCCGTTGCTGGGAGGAAGAAGGTGCACATTGTGGATTACGGCATCAATTACGGGTTCCAGTGGCCAAACTTGTTGCGCTCGTTGGCTACTTGGGAGGGCGGACCACCGGAGGTGAGGATCACCGGCATTGACCTCCCCCAGCCCGGGTTCCGCCCAGCTGCTCGGATTGAGGAGACAGGTCGCCGGCTCAGCGATTGTGCCCGCCAGTTTGGCGTGCCATTCAAGTTCCACAGCATCGCAGCAAAGTGGGAGACGGTTCATGTTGATGATCTGAACATTGACCCCGATGAGGTACTAATCGTCAACAGTGTTGTCCAATTTGGAAATTTGATGGACGAGGGCGTGGACATATACAGCCCGAGCCCCAGGGATGTGGTCCTCAGCAACATCCGGAAGATGCGACCAGATGTGTTCATTCTTTTTGTCATGAACGGCTCACATAACGCGCCACTCTTTGTAACACGGTTCCGGGAGGCACTGTTCCATTACTCGGCAATGTTTGATATGCTGGATGCCACAGCCCCACGGGACAATGGCCCGCGCTTGCTGGTTGAGCGGGACCTCTTTGGGCGGTGTGCCCTGAATGTCATCGCTTGTGAGGGCTTGGACAGGGTAGAGCGCCCCGAGACATATAAGCAGTGGCAGGTGCGGAACCATCGGGCAGGACTGAAGAAGCTGCCGTTGGATCCAGATATTGTTACAGCCGTCAGGGAGCATGTCAAGAGCTGCTACCACAAGGACTTCGTCATTGATGTGGATCTCCAGTGGCTCTTGGAAGGGTGGAAGGGGCGCATATTTTATGCCATGTCGACATGGGTTGCAGATGATGCTATCTCATCATTTTAG
- the LOC133887271 gene encoding scarecrow-like protein 9, producing MSAMPEEFLGQGGFRDDPEPFSPSVFLDLPPTPRPDGEGLASSEDLVLPFISRMLMEEDIDDKFFYQYPDHPALLTSQEPFAKILSDATTTTSSSSGSDSATTNTADGSGAFTLSPSSSDAPAFANATWPYDPAELSQLLLSTPSSCPDMGVGVGLDGFTADDVYAFFLPGQDGASAGFHQSAHEASAFLNGGGAAIQSSGLLDGTEETSTTITTGTVPAGDTFLSGQNRVDMDMLNLAFLKGMEEAKKLLPTNDSLLIDVEATSGEHQLLRDGKLFRGQVKEDDGVSMFQGSAHGKKRHNWDDLEAEEGRNSKVMVPEPEESGEVVDKMIIHGHAMCLDKMKGLCVTTGSEAEKKKSRKGNGKSAQGRQGSNEAVDLRALLIHCAQAVSMDDRQSAAELLWRIKKHSSPRGDGTQRLAHCFAEGLEARLAGTGSQVYRSLVTKRTSVVEFLKAYQLCLAACCFEMTAFRFSNTTICKAIAGRKKVHIVDYGIGYGLQWPSLLAFFATTWEGGPPEVRITGIDLPQPGFRPAARIEETGRRLSNCARQLGAPFKFHSIAAKWDHVRADDLHIDPDEVLIVNTITQFGSLMDEGVDIYRPSPRDVVLSNIRKMRPDVFILCVVNGSYSAPFFVTRFREALLHYSAMFDMLDATAPRESDQRLLFERDIIGRSALNVIACEGSDRAERPEAYKQWQVRNHRAGLRQLPLYPDIVKILREKVKNQYHKDFVIDVDRQWFLQGWKGRILYAMSTWVADEAISD from the coding sequence ATGTCCGCCATGCCGGAGGAGTTCCTGGGGCAGGGAGGCTTCCGTGATGACCCCGAGCCCTTCTCCCCCTCCGTCTTCCTCGACCTTCCCCCGACGCCCCGCCCCGATGGCGAGGGCCTGGCCTCGTCGGAAGACCTCGTCCTCCCCTTCATCTCGCGCATGCTCATGGAGGAGGACATCGACGACAAGTTCTTCTACCAGTACCCCGACCACCCCGCGCTCCTCACCTCCCAGGAGCCCTTCGCCAAGATCCTCTCcgacgccaccaccaccacctcctcctcctccggctccgATTCCGCCACCACCAACACTGCCGACGGAAGCGGCGCCTTCACCCtctcgccgtcctcctccgacgcCCCCGCATTCGCCAACGCCACCTGGCCCTACGACCCAGCCGAGCTCTCCCAACTGCTCCTGTCGACGCCTTCTTCTTGCCCGGACATGGGAGTCGGAGTCGGACTCGACGGCTTCACAGCCGACGATGTCTACGCCTTCTTCTTGCCCGGACAAGACGGCGCCAGCGCGGGATTCCATCAGAGTGCGCACGAGGCCAGCGCGTTCTTGAATGGAGGCGGCGCGGCCATCCAGAGTTCAGGGTTGTTGGATGGCACGGAGGAGACAAGTACAACGATCACCACCGGCACCGTGCCTGCTGGAGATACCTTCTTGAGTGGCCAGAACAGGGTAGACATGGACATGCTCAACCTGGCGttcctcaagggcatggaaGAGGCCAAGAAATTGTTGCCCACCAACGACAGCCTCCTCATCGACGTCGAGGCCACCTCCGGAGAGCACCAGCTGCTTAGAGACGGCAAGTTGTTTCGAGGTCAAGTGAAGGAGGATGATGGAGTGTCAATGTTTCAAGGAAGTGCTCATGGCAAGAAGCGGCATAATTGGGATGACTTGGAGGCCGAGGAGGGCAGGAACAGCAAGGTGATGGTGCCCGAGCCGGAGGAAAGTGGCGAGGTGGTCGACAAGATGATCATCCATGGGCACGCCATGTGTCTCGACAAAATGAAGGGCCTGTGCGTCACTACCGGCAGCGAGgccgagaagaagaagagcaggAAGGGGAATGGGAAGTCGGCGCAGGGAAGGCAGGGCTCGAACGAGGCGGTGGACTTGCGCGCATTGCTTATCCACTGCGCGCAGGCTGTGTCCATGGACGACCGCCAGagcgcggccgagctgctttgGCGGATCAAGAAGCACTCCTCGCCGAGGGGAGACGGCACACAGAGGCTGGCACATTGTTTCGCCGAGGGACTGGAGGCGCGGCTGGCAGGCACGGGGAGTCAGGTGTACAGGTCTCTCGTGACGAAGCGCACCTCCGTCGTGGAGTTCCTCAAAGCCTACCAGCTGTGTCTGGCGGCTTGCTGCTTCGAGATGACGGCGTTCAGGTTCTCCAACACGACCATCTGCAAGGCGATCGCTGGGAGGAAGAAGGTGCACATCGTGGATTACGGCATTGGTTACGGGTTACAGTGGCCAAGTTTGCTGGCCTTTTTTGCTACTACTTGGGAGGGCGGACCGCCGGAGGTGAGGATCACCGGCATTGACCTCCCTCAGCCTGGGTTCCGCCCAGCTGCTCGGATTGAGGAGACAGGGCGCCGGCTCAGCAACTGCGCCCGCCAACTCGGCGCGCCATTCAAGTTCCACAGCATCGCGGCGAAGTGGGATCATGTTCGTGCAGATGATCTGCATATTGACCCCGATGAGGTGCTCATCGTCAATACTATCACCCAGTTTGGAAGTTTGATGGACGAGGGCGTCGACATCTATAGGCCGAGCCCCAGGGACGTGGTCCTCAGCAACATCCGGAAGATGCGGCCAGATGTGTTCATCCTCTGCGTCGTGAATGGCTCATATAGCGCGCCATTCTTCGTAACACGGTTCCGGGAGGCACTGCTCCATTACTCGGCAATGTTTGACATGCTAGATGCTACGGCCCCACGGGAGAGCGACCAGCGCTTGCTGTTTGAGCGCGACATCATCGGCCGGTCTGCCCTGAATGTCATCGCTTGCGAGGGCTCCGACAGGGCGGAGCGCCCCGAGGCATACAAGCAATGGCAGGTGCGGAACCACCGGGCCGGACTCCGGCAGCTGCCATTGTATCCGGATATCGTTAAGATCCTCAGGGAGAAAGTCAAGAACCAGTACCACAAGGACTTTGTCATCGACGTGGATCGCCAATGGTTCCTGCAAGGCTGGAAGGGCCGCATACTCTATGCCATGTCCACATGGGTCGCAGATGAAGCTATCTCAGATTAG
- the LOC133886557 gene encoding scarecrow-like protein 9, with product MEEASGFLPRKNVLEEYVLVDQSSNHRRLKKRHNREGHLEEEEVGRPSKAVMMVVEPEQIGAREMFNEMTLNGLYETSIRDMEKLQITVANEAEKKRKSGSKAVRDVVDLRTMLIFCAQAVAANNHTSAREMLKQIKQHASATGDATQRLAQCFAKGLEARLAGTGSQLRQLLMAERLSVVEFLKAYKLYMAASCFDKAALIFSIMTIEQAMIGKSKVHFVDYGLNYGLHCAGLLRWLANREGGPPEVKITAVGHPQPRSCSAEPTEETGRRLSKCAHAFGVPFKFHAITAKWEAVCIDDLNTDADEVLVVNDLFNFTTLMDESIFFDNPNPRDTVLKNISKMRPDVFIQSIVNCSYGASFLTRFREALFYHTAMFDMFDATTPRESEPRLLLEQGLFGGCALNAIACEGVDLMDRPEKYRQWQVRNLRAGLRQLPLNPNIVKVVRDKVRACHHKDFLLSKEDQWLLQGWMGRILFAHSTWVAQDASSE from the coding sequence ATGGAAGAGGCCAGCGGGTTCTTGCCCAGAAAGAACGTGTTGGAAGAGTATGTGCTGGTGGATCAAAGCAGTAACCACAGGAGGCTCAAGAAGAGGCATAACAGGGAGGGACATCTTGAAGAGGAGGAGGTAGGCAGGCCCAGCAAAGCTgtgatgatggtggtggagccGGAGCAGATTGGCGCTCGTGAGATGTTCAACGAAATGACGCTGAATGGGTTATACGAGACAAGCATCAGAGACATGGAGAAGCTGCAGATCACCGTGGCCAAtgaggcggagaagaagaggaagagtgGTAGCAAGGCGGTGCGTGATGTGGTGGATCTACGCACCATGTTGATTTTTTGTGCGCAGGCGGTGGCCGCCAACAATCACACGAGTGCAAGAGAGATGCTGAAGCAGATCAAACAGCACGCATCGGCAACAGGGGATGCCACACAGAGGTTAGCTCAATGCTTCGCCAAGGGCTTGGAAGCACGGCTAGCAGGCACCGGGAGCCAGCTTCGGCAGTTGCTCATGGCGGAGCGCCTCTCAGTCGTGGAGTTCCTCAAGGCCTACAAGCTGTACATGGCAGCCTCCTGCTTCGACAAGGCGGCGCTCATTTTTAGCATTATGACCATTGAGCAGGCCATGATCGGGAAGAGTAAGGTGCACTTTGTGGATTATGGCTTGAATTATGGGTTGCACTGCGCAGGGTTGCTACGCTGGCTGGCAAATAGGGAAGGTGGCCCGCCAGAGGTGAAGATCACCGCTGTAGGCCACCCCCAGCCCAGGTCCTGTTCAGCTGAGCCAACTGAGGAGACAGGGCGCCGGCTTAGCAAGTGTGCCCATGCGTTTGGTGTCCCATTCAAATTCCATGCCATCACGGCGAAGTGGGAGGCAGTTTGCATCGATGACTTGAACACAGACGCCGATGAGGTGCTCGTCGTGAACGATCTCTTCAATTTCACTACCTTGATGGACGAGAGCATCTTCTTTGATAACCCAAACCCCAGGGATACTGTCCTCAAGAACATCAGCAAGATGCGTCCAGATGTCTTCATCCAGAGCATCGTGAATTGCTCGTATGGTGCGTCCTTCTTGACACGGTTCCGGGAGGCGCTGTTCTATCACACGGCAATGTTTGACATGTTTGATGCAACCACCCCACGGGAGAGTGAGCCACGGCTGTTGCTGGAGCAGGGCTTGTTTGGCGGTTGTGCGCTGAATGCAATCGCCTGCGAGGGTGTGGACCTGATGGACCGCCCCGAGAAGTACAGGCAGTGGCAGGTGAGAAACCTACGGGCCGGCCTGAGGCAGCTGCCATTGAATCCAAACATTGTCAAGGTAGTGAGGGACAAGGTCAGGGCGTGTCACCACAAGGACTTTTTGCTCAGCAAGGAAGACCAATGGCTACTACAGGGGTGGATGGGGCGCATCCTCTTTGCCCACTCAACATGGGTGGCCCAAGATGCTTCCTCTGAGTGA
- the LOC133887427 gene encoding UPF0161 protein At3g09310 isoform X1 gives MATAVPASAFLSPLPATAARPLAGGTVPFGASYHKKKRILAMRVRCAADDEEEVNDLGVNVALSMLKFYKREISPFLPSSCRYLPTCSEYSMQAYKRYGVVKGTILTAWRLCRCNPLGGYGYDPPRWFGEEELPDQ, from the exons ATGGCCACCGCCGTCCCCGCCTCTGCCTTCCTCTCTCCCTTGCCTGCTACGGCTGCCAGACCTCTCGCTGGAGGTACAG TCCCTTTTGGTGCTTCGTACCACAAGAAGAAAAGGATTCTGGCGATGCGGGTCCGCTGTGCTGCTGATGACGAAG AGGAAGTCAATGATTTGGGGGTCAATGTCGCGCTATCCATGCTAAAGTTCTACAAAA GAGAAATATCACCTTTCCTGCCTTCAAGCTGCCGCTATTTGCCAACTTGCAGTGAGTACTCTATGCAGGCGTACAAAAGATATGGTGTTGTGAAGGGTACAATCTTGACTGCTTGGCGCCTGTGCCGTTGTAATCCTCTTG GTGGATATGGGTATGATCCTCCAAGGTGGtttggtgaggaagagctaCCTGACCAATAA
- the LOC133887427 gene encoding UPF0161 protein At3g09310 isoform X4, with amino-acid sequence MATAVPASAFLSPLPATAARPLAGVPFGASYHKKKRILAMRVRCAADDEGEISPFLPSSCRYLPTCSEYSMQAYKRYGVVKGTILTAWRLCRCNPLGGYGYDPPRWFGEEELPDQ; translated from the exons ATGGCCACCGCCGTCCCCGCCTCTGCCTTCCTCTCTCCCTTGCCTGCTACGGCTGCCAGACCTCTCGCTGGAG TCCCTTTTGGTGCTTCGTACCACAAGAAGAAAAGGATTCTGGCGATGCGGGTCCGCTGTGCTGCTGATGACGAAG GAGAAATATCACCTTTCCTGCCTTCAAGCTGCCGCTATTTGCCAACTTGCAGTGAGTACTCTATGCAGGCGTACAAAAGATATGGTGTTGTGAAGGGTACAATCTTGACTGCTTGGCGCCTGTGCCGTTGTAATCCTCTTG GTGGATATGGGTATGATCCTCCAAGGTGGtttggtgaggaagagctaCCTGACCAATAA
- the LOC133887427 gene encoding UPF0161 protein At3g09310 isoform X3, which translates to MATAVPASAFLSPLPATAARPLAGGTVPFGASYHKKKRILAMRVRCAADDEGEISPFLPSSCRYLPTCSEYSMQAYKRYGVVKGTILTAWRLCRCNPLGGYGYDPPRWFGEEELPDQ; encoded by the exons ATGGCCACCGCCGTCCCCGCCTCTGCCTTCCTCTCTCCCTTGCCTGCTACGGCTGCCAGACCTCTCGCTGGAGGTACAG TCCCTTTTGGTGCTTCGTACCACAAGAAGAAAAGGATTCTGGCGATGCGGGTCCGCTGTGCTGCTGATGACGAAG GAGAAATATCACCTTTCCTGCCTTCAAGCTGCCGCTATTTGCCAACTTGCAGTGAGTACTCTATGCAGGCGTACAAAAGATATGGTGTTGTGAAGGGTACAATCTTGACTGCTTGGCGCCTGTGCCGTTGTAATCCTCTTG GTGGATATGGGTATGATCCTCCAAGGTGGtttggtgaggaagagctaCCTGACCAATAA
- the LOC133887427 gene encoding UPF0161 protein At3g09310 isoform X2 has product MATAVPASAFLSPLPATAARPLAGVPFGASYHKKKRILAMRVRCAADDEEEVNDLGVNVALSMLKFYKREISPFLPSSCRYLPTCSEYSMQAYKRYGVVKGTILTAWRLCRCNPLGGYGYDPPRWFGEEELPDQ; this is encoded by the exons ATGGCCACCGCCGTCCCCGCCTCTGCCTTCCTCTCTCCCTTGCCTGCTACGGCTGCCAGACCTCTCGCTGGAG TCCCTTTTGGTGCTTCGTACCACAAGAAGAAAAGGATTCTGGCGATGCGGGTCCGCTGTGCTGCTGATGACGAAG AGGAAGTCAATGATTTGGGGGTCAATGTCGCGCTATCCATGCTAAAGTTCTACAAAA GAGAAATATCACCTTTCCTGCCTTCAAGCTGCCGCTATTTGCCAACTTGCAGTGAGTACTCTATGCAGGCGTACAAAAGATATGGTGTTGTGAAGGGTACAATCTTGACTGCTTGGCGCCTGTGCCGTTGTAATCCTCTTG GTGGATATGGGTATGATCCTCCAAGGTGGtttggtgaggaagagctaCCTGACCAATAA